One Rhizobiales bacterium GAS188 DNA window includes the following coding sequences:
- a CDS encoding Protein of unknown function (manually curated) produces MSDHRQHAPATLRNRDSILDVLRGVLPMTGLVLEIASGSGEHVVHFAKNLAGLIFQPSDPDPDALLSVSAWVKATRVTNVRPPIILDASRPPWPIVSADGIICINMVHISPWDTTVGLMKGAGAILPPASPLYLYGPYKREEVPTAPSNQAFDRSLRDHNPSWGLRDLEAVAGTAQSAGFSEPVITEMPANNLSVVFRRK; encoded by the coding sequence ATGAGCGACCACCGTCAGCATGCGCCTGCAACCTTGCGCAATCGCGATTCCATTCTCGATGTCCTTCGTGGTGTCCTGCCGATGACGGGCCTCGTCCTCGAAATCGCCAGCGGTTCGGGCGAGCACGTCGTTCATTTTGCGAAAAATCTCGCCGGTCTCATTTTCCAGCCTTCCGATCCGGATCCGGACGCCTTGCTGAGCGTATCGGCATGGGTGAAAGCGACACGCGTCACGAATGTGCGTCCGCCGATCATCCTGGATGCTTCCCGACCACCTTGGCCGATCGTTTCGGCTGACGGAATCATCTGCATCAACATGGTCCACATTTCCCCTTGGGACACGACGGTCGGATTGATGAAGGGTGCCGGCGCAATCCTGCCTCCGGCGTCACCGCTCTACCTCTACGGCCCATACAAACGCGAAGAGGTCCCAACGGCCCCCAGCAACCAGGCGTTCGATCGGAGCCTTCGCGATCATAACCCGAGCTGGGGCCTGCGAGACCTGGAAGCGGTCGCAGGGACGGCGCAATCCGCTGGGTTCTCAGAGCCGGTGATCACCGAGATGCCAGCAAACAATCTGAGCGTAGTGTTCCGCCGGAAGTGA
- a CDS encoding Acetyltransferase (GNAT) family protein, whose amino-acid sequence MTGLASLRRAALEDLTALISLQRAAYARNREILGCEPLPLMVDYAEILKSHEVWLAGGEAAPDGALILEARKDDLLIWSVAVAPAAQGRRLGNDLLAAAETRARELGHRLLRLYTGEKLEANIAWYRRHGYAVERVEALSDRNIVHMVKAIA is encoded by the coding sequence GTGACGGGGCTCGCTTCCTTGCGTCGCGCTGCTCTTGAGGACCTCACGGCGCTGATCTCGCTGCAGCGCGCCGCCTATGCGCGCAACCGCGAGATCCTCGGCTGCGAACCCTTGCCGCTCATGGTCGATTATGCGGAAATCCTGAAGAGCCACGAGGTCTGGCTCGCCGGCGGCGAGGCAGCGCCCGACGGAGCGCTGATCCTCGAGGCGCGCAAGGACGATCTGTTGATCTGGAGCGTCGCCGTCGCGCCTGCGGCGCAAGGGCGTCGTCTCGGCAACGATCTCCTGGCCGCGGCCGAAACCCGGGCCCGCGAGCTCGGGCACCGCTTGCTGCGTCTCTATACGGGCGAGAAGCTCGAGGCGAATATCGCCTGGTATCGCCGTCACGGCTACGCGGTCGAGCGCGTCGAGGCGCTGTCCGACCGCAACATCGTGCATATGGTCAAGGCGATCGCCTGA
- a CDS encoding Protein N-acetyltransferase, RimJ/RimL family, translating into MTQQPKGASGPPQRRLLQGSYGRLEPLDEARHGESLWQAVKGADAMWTYMAYGPWHDETSFRAWLKERQALTDPLYYAVVDGKTNRALGCVTLMRIDQTNGCIETGHIFFSPALQKTPLATEAVFLQAKHVFDDLGYRRFEWKCDNANEPSRRAARRFGFVFEGIFRQHAINKGRNRDTAWFSIIDGEWPARKAAFERFLALENFDADGQQKVGLSALNGATG; encoded by the coding sequence GTGACGCAACAGCCCAAGGGCGCGAGCGGCCCGCCCCAGCGCCGTCTGCTGCAAGGCAGCTACGGGCGCCTCGAGCCGCTCGACGAGGCGCGGCATGGCGAGAGCCTGTGGCAGGCCGTCAAGGGCGCCGACGCCATGTGGACCTATATGGCCTACGGGCCCTGGCACGATGAAACCTCCTTCCGCGCCTGGCTGAAGGAGCGCCAGGCGCTGACGGATCCGCTCTATTATGCGGTGGTCGACGGCAAGACCAATCGCGCGCTCGGCTGCGTGACCTTGATGCGCATCGATCAGACGAATGGCTGCATCGAGACCGGCCATATCTTCTTCTCGCCGGCGCTGCAGAAGACGCCGCTCGCGACCGAGGCGGTATTCCTGCAGGCAAAGCACGTCTTCGACGATCTCGGCTATCGCCGCTTCGAATGGAAATGCGACAACGCCAACGAGCCTTCGCGCCGTGCCGCGCGCCGCTTCGGCTTCGTGTTCGAAGGCATCTTCCGCCAGCACGCGATCAATAAGGGGCGCAACCGCGACACGGCCTGGTTCTCGATCATCGACGGCGAATGGCCGGCCCGCAAGGCGGCCTTCGAGCGCTTCCTGGCGCTTGAGAATTTCGACGCCGACGGCCAGCAGAAAGTGGGCTTGTCCGCCTTGAACGGCGCGACGGGGTGA
- a CDS encoding Multicopper oxidase with three cupredoxin domains (includes cell division protein FtsP and spore coat protein CotA), whose amino-acid sequence MQQDPEDNGAVAIATSMKKLSRRQLLDGSIGIGAFLLTAGAVRAEDPMHGTMDMSSHMDMSPSMGMVPDKPAPAMDQPLVEPEVRRSVNGVLSTTLRVGYAYRQIGGVRLYVRSYEGGSPGPTLRMKPGDTLRIKLINDLPPNRDWLPADISQPHQFNNTNFHFHGSHASPSGIADNVMRSMAPGHTYDIEIKLPEDHTKGTYWYHPHHHGSADIQMSSGMVGGLVIEGDFADVPEIAASRERLLVLTQVVYDANGMVENFETLFPETATRFLAINGQRRPMIEMRPGEVQRWRILNAAYQDDMLLDLEKHELHAVAYDGIQLGAVQPLKQLLIAPGQRADLLVQAGSAGTYALNAAPYDQGHPSPVGPLARVVVSGAPMDMKLPEALPPPPLQTIKESEITNRRTVTLSATAPEADAAGHWQEFGFFIDGKKFDPSRIDQRVKLGAVEEWTIVNTHEHDDHVFHIHTNPFQVVSVNGKALAVPEWRDSVIVERKGGQVVFRSRFLDFTGVYMVHCHMMNHEEMGMMQTVEVYKS is encoded by the coding sequence ATGCAGCAGGACCCGGAAGATAATGGTGCCGTTGCCATCGCGACGAGCATGAAGAAACTGTCACGGCGCCAACTGCTCGATGGCAGCATCGGAATCGGCGCGTTTTTGCTGACCGCGGGGGCCGTCAGGGCCGAAGACCCCATGCACGGCACAATGGACATGTCCTCCCACATGGACATGTCTCCCAGCATGGGCATGGTGCCAGACAAGCCGGCGCCCGCCATGGATCAGCCGCTTGTCGAGCCCGAGGTGCGGCGGTCCGTCAATGGCGTGCTCAGCACGACCTTGCGGGTAGGCTACGCTTACCGGCAGATCGGCGGTGTCAGGCTCTATGTTCGGTCTTATGAAGGCGGCAGCCCAGGACCTACCTTGCGCATGAAGCCCGGCGACACGTTGCGCATCAAGCTGATCAATGATCTGCCGCCGAACCGGGACTGGCTTCCCGCCGACATCAGTCAGCCGCATCAGTTCAACAACACCAATTTCCACTTCCATGGATCGCATGCGAGCCCAAGCGGCATTGCCGACAACGTCATGCGCTCGATGGCCCCTGGCCACACCTACGACATCGAGATCAAGCTGCCGGAGGACCACACCAAGGGGACCTACTGGTATCACCCCCACCACCACGGCAGCGCCGATATCCAGATGTCGAGCGGCATGGTGGGCGGCCTCGTCATCGAGGGCGATTTCGCCGATGTGCCGGAGATAGCCGCCTCCCGCGAGCGCCTGCTGGTGCTGACCCAGGTGGTGTATGACGCGAACGGCATGGTCGAGAATTTCGAGACGCTGTTCCCGGAGACGGCGACCCGCTTCCTGGCGATCAACGGACAACGCCGCCCGATGATCGAGATGCGCCCCGGCGAAGTGCAGCGCTGGCGTATCCTCAATGCGGCCTATCAGGACGACATGCTGCTCGATCTGGAGAAGCATGAGCTGCATGCCGTCGCCTATGACGGCATTCAACTCGGGGCCGTCCAGCCTCTCAAGCAGCTCCTGATCGCGCCGGGCCAGCGCGCTGATCTGCTGGTGCAGGCGGGCTCCGCCGGCACCTATGCGTTGAACGCGGCACCTTACGATCAGGGGCACCCCTCGCCGGTCGGCCCGCTGGCGAGGGTGGTGGTGTCAGGCGCGCCGATGGACATGAAGCTGCCGGAAGCATTGCCGCCGCCGCCACTGCAAACCATCAAGGAATCCGAAATCACCAACCGACGTACGGTGACCCTTTCGGCAACCGCGCCGGAGGCAGATGCTGCCGGCCATTGGCAGGAATTCGGCTTCTTCATCGACGGCAAGAAGTTTGATCCGAGCCGGATCGATCAACGGGTCAAGCTCGGTGCGGTCGAGGAGTGGACGATCGTCAACACGCATGAGCACGACGACCACGTCTTTCATATCCACACCAATCCGTTCCAGGTCGTGTCGGTCAACGGCAAGGCGCTGGCCGTGCCGGAGTGGCGCGATTCTGTCATCGTCGAGCGCAAGGGTGGCCAAGTCGTGTTCCGCTCGCGCTTTCTCGATTTTACCGGTGTCTACATGGTCCATTGCCACATGATGAACCATGAGGAAATGGGCATGATGCAGACTGTCGAAGTCTACAAGTCCTGA
- a CDS encoding Aspartate/methionine/tyrosine aminotransferase codes for MLNTIAAFDRLGEENAFAVLARATALAGQGRDIVNLGIGQPDFPTPPHIVEAAIKALRDGHHGYTPATGIQPLREAVARDLKRRFSVEVSPERVMIVPGGKVTMFMAILMFGEPGAEILYPDPGFPIYRSMIEFTGATPIPVPIREENGFAFSAEETLALITSRTRLLILNSPANPTGGVTPKAEIDALVAGLERHPDVAVMSDEIYASMTYDGEMHVSLLSYPSIRERLILLDGASKSYAMTGWRLGWSVWPPKLYEFARKLAVNAHSCVNAATQWAGIAALDGPQDCVTAMVAEFDKRRHVVVEGLNKLPGISCIKPKGAFYAFPNISRTGWKAKALASALLEEAGVAVIGGPDFGVHGEGYLRLSYANSTENILRAIERMGEFLARRKAA; via the coding sequence ATGCTCAACACCATCGCCGCCTTCGATCGCCTCGGAGAGGAGAACGCCTTCGCGGTCCTCGCCCGCGCCACGGCGCTTGCCGGCCAGGGACGCGATATCGTCAATCTCGGCATCGGCCAGCCGGATTTCCCGACGCCTCCCCATATCGTCGAAGCGGCCATCAAGGCGCTACGCGACGGCCATCACGGCTATACGCCTGCGACCGGCATCCAGCCGCTGCGCGAGGCGGTGGCGCGCGACCTGAAGCGGCGCTTCTCGGTCGAGGTGTCGCCTGAGCGGGTGATGATCGTTCCGGGCGGCAAGGTCACCATGTTCATGGCGATCTTGATGTTCGGGGAGCCGGGGGCCGAAATCCTCTATCCGGATCCCGGCTTTCCGATCTACCGCTCGATGATCGAGTTCACCGGCGCGACACCCATCCCGGTGCCCATCCGCGAGGAGAACGGCTTCGCCTTCTCGGCTGAGGAGACGCTAGCGCTCATCACGTCTCGGACGCGGCTCCTGATCCTCAACTCGCCCGCCAACCCGACCGGCGGCGTGACGCCCAAGGCCGAGATCGACGCGCTGGTCGCGGGCCTCGAGCGGCACCCCGACGTCGCCGTCATGTCGGACGAGATCTATGCCTCCATGACCTATGACGGGGAGATGCATGTCTCGCTTCTGTCCTACCCATCGATCCGCGAGCGTCTCATCCTTCTCGACGGTGCCTCGAAGAGCTATGCCATGACGGGCTGGCGGCTCGGCTGGTCGGTGTGGCCGCCAAAGCTCTACGAGTTTGCCCGCAAGCTCGCCGTCAATGCCCATTCCTGCGTCAACGCCGCCACCCAATGGGCCGGCATCGCCGCCCTCGATGGGCCACAAGATTGCGTCACCGCGATGGTGGCCGAGTTCGACAAGCGGCGGCATGTCGTGGTCGAGGGGCTGAACAAGCTGCCCGGCATCTCCTGCATCAAGCCCAAGGGCGCCTTCTATGCCTTCCCCAACATCTCGCGCACCGGCTGGAAGGCCAAGGCGCTCGCCTCGGCGCTGCTCGAGGAGGCAGGGGTCGCGGTGATCGGCGGGCCCGATTTCGGCGTGCATGGCGAAGGCTATCTGCGCCTGTCCTATGCCAACTCGACAGAAAACATCTTGCGTGCGATTGAACGCATGGGCGAATTCCTCGCTCGTCGCAAAGCCGCCTGA
- a CDS encoding CO or xanthine dehydrogenase, FAD-binding subunit, with amino-acid sequence MNLTTIAEVKRPASVDDVDGWRDGYSWLAGGTWLFSEPQVAVDTLIDLDSLGWAPLTVTEAGLDIAATCRVVELHDFQGPPGWRAVALFRKCIDSFLMSFKIWNAATIGGNVCMSLPAGAMISLTAALEGVCTLWPRDGAPREVSVVDFVTGNHQNVLRKGELLRKIHLPVASLSKRTAMRQVSLTKFGRSAALIIATVGDHGADFLLTVSAATPRPVQLRFATCPSAEELRHALDARLPPEAYFDDVHGSAPYKRHVTQYLAEQIRTELA; translated from the coding sequence ATGAATTTGACTACGATAGCCGAAGTCAAACGCCCGGCATCGGTTGACGACGTCGATGGCTGGCGTGACGGTTATTCGTGGCTGGCCGGCGGTACTTGGTTGTTCTCCGAGCCACAGGTGGCCGTCGACACGCTGATCGATCTCGACAGCCTGGGCTGGGCGCCGCTGACGGTGACGGAAGCGGGCCTCGACATCGCCGCGACCTGTCGGGTCGTGGAGCTGCACGACTTCCAAGGCCCGCCTGGATGGCGCGCGGTGGCGCTGTTCCGGAAATGCATCGACTCGTTCCTGATGTCGTTCAAGATCTGGAATGCCGCGACCATCGGCGGCAATGTCTGCATGTCGCTGCCCGCGGGTGCGATGATCTCGCTGACCGCGGCTCTCGAAGGTGTCTGCACGCTGTGGCCGCGCGACGGCGCGCCGCGCGAGGTGTCCGTCGTCGATTTCGTGACCGGCAACCACCAGAACGTGCTGCGGAAGGGCGAGCTGCTGCGCAAGATCCATTTGCCCGTGGCCTCTTTGTCCAAACGCACCGCCATGCGGCAGGTGTCGCTGACCAAATTCGGACGTTCGGCCGCCCTTATCATCGCCACGGTGGGTGACCATGGCGCGGATTTCCTGCTGACTGTCTCGGCGGCCACGCCGCGGCCGGTGCAGTTGCGCTTCGCCACCTGCCCATCGGCTGAAGAACTACGCCATGCCCTGGACGCCCGCTTGCCGCCGGAAGCGTATTTCGACGACGTGCACGGATCGGCTCCGTACAAGCGCCACGTCACGCAATATCTTGCCGAACAGATCCGCACGGAGCTTGCTTGA
- a CDS encoding dihydroxy-acid dehydratase, giving the protein MTGRNMANGRGRVTTRRAVRARPAGATKAVAPARRLRSQEWFDNSAHPDMTAIYLERYLNYGLTLEELQSGRPIIGIAQTGSDLSPCNRHHLELAKRVREGIREAGGVAIEFPVHPIQETGKRPTAALDRNLAYLGLVEVLYGYPLDGVVLTTGCDKTTPACIMAAATVNIPAIVLSGGPMLNGWHNGQRAGSGTILWQARQDYAAGKIDYQEMLEAVADSAPSAGHCNTMGTASTMNSLAEALGMSLPGCAAIPAPYRERGQIAYRTGKRIVDMVREDLRPSDILTREAFENTIVVNSAIGGSTNAPIHINAIARHIGVKLEVEDWEKIGHKVPLLVNMQPAGFYLGEEYHRAGGVPAVVAELMRHGLIHEKALTVNAKSIGDNCRGRVSADEDVIRPFAKALVTDAGFIVLKGNLFDSAIMKTSVISKEFRDRYLSNPKDPEAFEGRAVVFDGPEEYHARIDDPKLKIDAHCVLFIRGVGPIGYPGAAEVVNMRPPAYLIKAGVNSLPCIGDGRQSGTSGSPSILNASPEAAANGGLAILRTGDKVRIDLRKGTANILISKAELDKRRAALQGQGGYKYPAHQTPWQEIQRGMVDQMAQGMVLKPAVKYQRIAETKGLPRDNH; this is encoded by the coding sequence ATGACCGGACGCAACATGGCCAATGGACGTGGGCGCGTCACCACGCGACGCGCGGTGCGGGCCCGCCCTGCAGGGGCCACCAAGGCGGTAGCTCCGGCGCGGCGCTTGCGCTCGCAGGAATGGTTCGACAATTCCGCCCATCCCGACATGACGGCGATCTATCTCGAGCGCTACCTCAATTACGGGCTGACGCTCGAGGAGCTGCAATCCGGCAGGCCGATCATCGGCATCGCCCAGACGGGCTCGGACCTGTCGCCCTGCAATCGTCACCATCTCGAGCTCGCCAAGCGGGTGCGCGAAGGCATCCGGGAGGCGGGCGGCGTCGCCATCGAGTTTCCGGTGCATCCCATCCAGGAAACCGGCAAGCGCCCGACCGCGGCGCTCGACCGCAACCTCGCCTATCTCGGCCTCGTGGAGGTGCTCTACGGCTATCCGCTCGACGGGGTGGTGCTGACCACCGGCTGCGACAAGACGACCCCGGCCTGCATCATGGCGGCCGCGACCGTGAACATCCCGGCGATCGTCCTCTCCGGCGGGCCGATGCTGAATGGCTGGCATAATGGGCAGCGGGCGGGATCCGGCACGATCCTCTGGCAGGCGCGCCAGGATTATGCGGCCGGCAAGATCGACTACCAGGAGATGCTGGAGGCGGTCGCCGATTCGGCACCCTCGGCCGGCCATTGCAACACCATGGGCACGGCCTCGACCATGAACTCGCTCGCCGAGGCGCTCGGCATGTCGCTGCCCGGCTGCGCCGCCATCCCGGCGCCCTATCGCGAGCGCGGCCAGATCGCCTATCGCACCGGCAAGCGCATCGTCGACATGGTGCGCGAGGATCTCCGGCCGTCGGACATCCTGACGCGCGAAGCCTTCGAGAACACCATCGTGGTCAATTCGGCGATCGGCGGCTCGACCAACGCACCAATCCACATCAACGCCATCGCCCGCCATATCGGCGTGAAGCTCGAGGTCGAGGATTGGGAGAAGATCGGCCACAAGGTGCCGCTCCTCGTCAATATGCAGCCGGCCGGCTTCTATCTCGGCGAGGAATATCATCGGGCCGGCGGCGTGCCGGCCGTGGTCGCCGAGCTGATGCGTCATGGGCTGATCCACGAAAAGGCCCTGACGGTGAATGCCAAGAGCATCGGCGATAATTGCCGCGGGCGCGTCTCGGCCGATGAGGACGTCATCCGGCCCTTCGCCAAGGCGCTCGTCACCGATGCGGGCTTCATCGTCCTCAAGGGCAATCTCTTCGATTCGGCCATCATGAAGACGAGCGTGATCTCGAAGGAGTTCCGTGACCGCTATCTGTCGAACCCCAAGGATCCCGAGGCGTTCGAGGGACGCGCCGTCGTCTTCGACGGTCCCGAGGAATACCATGCCCGCATCGACGATCCGAAGCTCAAGATCGACGCGCATTGCGTCCTCTTCATCCGCGGCGTCGGGCCGATCGGCTATCCGGGCGCGGCCGAGGTGGTGAACATGCGTCCGCCCGCCTATCTCATCAAGGCGGGGGTCAATTCGCTGCCCTGCATCGGCGACGGCAGGCAGTCGGGAACCTCGGGCTCGCCTTCGATCCTCAACGCCTCCCCCGAGGCTGCCGCGAATGGGGGCCTGGCGATCCTGCGCACCGGCGACAAGGTGCGCATCGATCTGAGGAAAGGCACCGCCAATATCCTGATCTCGAAGGCCGAGCTCGACAAGCGCCGGGCGGCGCTGCAGGGCCAGGGCGGCTACAAATACCCGGCCCATCAGACGCCCTGGCAGGAGATCCAGCGCGGCATGGTCGACCAGATGGCGCAAGGCATGGTGCTCAAGCCCGCCGTCAAATATCAGCGCATCGCGGAAACGAAGGGTCTGCCGCGCGATAATCATTGA
- a CDS encoding 2-Methylisocitrate lyase, PEP mutase family, with protein sequence MSLQDKIAAFRRLHEGGCFVIPNPWDFGSARWLRGLGFKALATTSSGAAWSLGSPDNGLSVDQVLAHVRSIVEATELPVNADFEAGYAADAQGVARNVTRCLETGVAALSIEDSTGDKAKPLYELAEAVERMRAARSAIDAKQSGALLVGRAECFLTGHVDPLNEAIRRLQAYAQAGADVLYAPGVRTREQIAAVVQAVAPKPVNVLIGWPSDLTVADIAALGVRRISVGGALARAAWAGFAHAAETIAKEGSFAGFATSGKPVDLNGFFRQDSTHRDAQERAS encoded by the coding sequence ATGTCGCTTCAAGACAAGATCGCGGCCTTTCGCCGTTTGCATGAGGGCGGGTGTTTCGTCATCCCGAACCCTTGGGATTTCGGCTCGGCGCGCTGGTTGCGCGGCCTCGGCTTCAAGGCGCTGGCGACGACGAGCTCGGGCGCGGCCTGGAGCCTCGGCTCGCCCGATAACGGGCTCAGCGTCGATCAGGTGCTCGCCCATGTCCGCTCGATCGTGGAGGCGACGGAGCTGCCGGTGAATGCCGATTTCGAGGCCGGCTACGCGGCCGACGCCCAGGGCGTCGCCCGCAATGTGACGCGCTGCCTCGAGACCGGGGTCGCGGCGTTGTCGATCGAGGATTCGACCGGCGACAAGGCAAAGCCGCTCTACGAGCTCGCCGAGGCGGTGGAGCGCATGCGGGCGGCGCGAAGCGCCATCGACGCCAAGCAGAGCGGGGCGCTTCTGGTCGGCCGCGCCGAATGCTTCCTCACCGGCCATGTGGACCCGCTGAACGAAGCGATCCGCCGCCTGCAGGCTTATGCGCAGGCCGGCGCCGACGTCCTCTACGCGCCGGGCGTGCGCACGCGCGAGCAGATCGCGGCGGTGGTGCAGGCCGTCGCGCCGAAGCCCGTGAACGTGCTGATCGGCTGGCCGAGCGATTTGACCGTCGCCGACATCGCGGCGCTCGGGGTGCGGCGCATCAGCGTCGGCGGGGCGCTGGCGCGGGCCGCCTGGGCGGGATTTGCTCATGCGGCCGAGACAATCGCCAAGGAGGGCTCCTTCGCGGGCTTCGCGACCAGCGGCAAGCCGGTCGATCTCAACGGTTTCTTCCGCCAAGACTCGACCCACCGAGATGCACAGGAGCGCGCCTCGTGA
- a CDS encoding Uncharacterized conserved protein, translating to MSVKIRQASCSCGQLRLMCQGEPVRVSMCHCLECQRRTGSAFGAQAWYPRDQVRPPEGTVKRYARVAESGRTVNFGFCPECGGTVFWEAELRPDLIAVAVGTFADPSFEKPSLSGWERRQHPWTKAIDAQKIEHSE from the coding sequence GTGAGCGTGAAAATTCGACAAGCGTCGTGTAGCTGCGGGCAGCTCCGGCTCATGTGCCAAGGCGAGCCGGTCCGGGTCTCGATGTGTCACTGCCTCGAATGTCAGCGTCGGACCGGAAGCGCCTTCGGTGCTCAAGCGTGGTATCCGAGAGACCAAGTCCGGCCCCCCGAGGGCACCGTCAAACGTTATGCACGTGTCGCGGAAAGTGGCAGGACGGTCAATTTCGGCTTCTGCCCGGAGTGCGGAGGAACAGTGTTCTGGGAAGCTGAGCTGCGCCCTGACCTGATCGCCGTGGCCGTCGGCACGTTCGCCGATCCGAGTTTTGAGAAGCCAAGTCTTTCGGGATGGGAGAGAAGGCAGCACCCCTGGACGAAGGCAATAGACGCCCAGAAAATTGAACATTCGGAGTGA